The Rhineura floridana isolate rRhiFlo1 chromosome 10, rRhiFlo1.hap2, whole genome shotgun sequence genome includes a region encoding these proteins:
- the SGO1 gene encoding shugoshin 1, which yields MAKERCLKKSFKDSLEDIKERMKEKKNKKWAKLGKSNQVLSVKGKIADNSFTQMKSFQANNRALALALEEEKSKMREAQDTILNLKKEYQCLKFQMFALQRKLVSQQGKEHAETRLIALKIISKVVQNLLNVTNLLGPEKDLHTTVFNQTLCASDIEECDSSSLRKQDSLQGVENTSSATPPQINIGLQSSSCEDHVWHESRNEEDRQFGNSLPKTVSTRCRYRRLKTQNEQCVSEGSNPEVIEQIKECCQQDEYGPESCLEKNDKEQEETYVSQGYKHDINTDKTLGQSNMLTESNILAVISEQTDFNTIGGSQMLKERGQKRKLETIKNSSRTRSKKERNYNKQRCAKEKTDTSLGSSDAYDFTFEESVHITPFRQNKDEENNISDKNYIEAETSSSESFVSEDSDDSLYIPYIKKSKSRKSLGCRTDVSPVHTRPQSKKAVYEQHDRNTEGGNRSTKTENSTDKETVATDNAFGTLEKGRPCLGDITNFASTSTSTQTRVSHPLISDKAKDMSQQKRRCTLCVSYKEPSISVKLRRGDRFTDTGFLNSPIFKQKKSSKRKSVEKK from the exons ATGGCTAAAGAAAGATGCTTGAAGAAGTCATTTAAGGACAGTCTGGAAGATATAAAAGAAcgaatgaaagaaaagaaaaataaaaaatgggcaaAGTTGGGCAAAAGCAACCAAGTCTTATCTGTCAAGGGCAAAATTGcag ACAACTCTTTTACACAGATGAAAAGCTTCCAGGCAAACAATCGAGCATTAGCTCTTGCTTTAGAAGAGGAGAAGAGCAAAATGAGAGAAGCACAAGATACAATTCTTAATTTAAAGAAAGAATATCAGTGTCTGAAATTTCAGATGTTTGCTTTGCAAAGAAAGCTGGTGTCACAACAAGGAAAAGAACATGCTGAG actAGACTAATTGCCTTGAAGATTATTTCTAAAGTTGTTCAAAACCTACTCAATGTGACAAATCTTCTTGGTCCTGAAAAAGATCTGCATACCACTGTTTTT AACCAGACTCTGTGTGCCTCAGACATTGAAGAATGTGATTCTAGTAGTTTAAGAAAACAAGATTCTCT GCAAGGTGTTGAAAATACATCATCAGCCACACCACCACAGATAAATATAG GCTTGCAAAGTAGTTCCTGTGAAGATCATGTATGGCATGAAAGCAGAAATGAAGAAGATAGGCAATTTGGTAATTCCTTACCAAAAACGGTATCTACCCGTTGTCGCTACCGTAGGCTCAAAACCCAGAATGAAcagtgtgtatctgaaggtagcAATCCAGAAGTAATTGAGCAGATAAAAGAATGTTGCCAGCAAGATGAATATGGACCTGAGTCATGTTTAGAGAAAAACGATAAAGAACAGGAAGAAACATATGTTTCTCAAGGGTACAAACATGACATCAACACAGATAAAACTTTGGGACAATCTAATATGttaactgaatcaaatatctTAGCAGTAATCTCAGAACAAACTGATTTTAATACCATTGGAGGTTCTCAAATGCTAAAAGAGCGAGGCCAAAAAAGAAAACTGGAAACAATAAAAAATTCCTCCAGAACAAgatccaaaaaagaaagaaactataATAAACAGCGCTGTGCCAAAGAAAAAACAGATACATCACTTGGTTCCAGTGATGCTTATGATTTTACTTTTGAGGAGAGTGTCCATATTACACCTTTTCGACAAAACAAGGATGAAGAGAATAACATCAGTGATAAAAATTACATAGAAGCAGAAACATCTAGCAGTGAATCATTTGTTTCCGAGGACTCTGACGATAGTCTGTACATACCTTACATCAAAAAATCGAAATCTAGGAAAAGCTTGGGATGCAGGACTGATGTAAGCCCAGTACATACAAGACCTCAATCAAAGAAGGCTGTGTATGAACAACATGATAGAAATACTGAGGGGGGAAACAGGAGTACTAAAACTGAGAATTCTACAGATAAGGAAACTGTGGCAA CAGATAACGCATTTGGGACTCTTGAAAAAGGTCGTCCCTGCCTTGGTGATATTACCAACTTTGCATCAACCTCCACCTCCACCCAAACTAGAGTTTCTCACCCGCTGATCAGTGACAAAGCAAAAGATATGTCTCAGCAGAAACGCAGATGTACTCTTTGTGTGAGCTATAAGGAACCAAGTATCAGTGT GAAGCTCAGAAGAGGAGACCGTTTTACAGATACTGGTTTTCTGAATTCTCCCATTTTTAAACAGAAAAAGAGCAGCAAGCGCAAGTCTGTTGAAAAGAAATAA